The following coding sequences lie in one Capnocytophaga stomatis genomic window:
- a CDS encoding glycosyltransferase family 2 protein gives MQISIVIPLLNEEESLTELHNWIVQVMKEHKFTYQIIFVDDGSTDDSWKIIKELSQKDSCVSGIRFFRNYGKSQALHIGFAQAEGDVIITMDADLQDSPDEIPALYRMITTEGYDLVSGWKKKRYDSKIAKNLPSKLFNWAARKTSGLRLHDFNCGLKAYKKEVVKNIDVSGEMHRYIPVLAKNAGYKKITEKIVQHQARKYGQTKFGMNRFINGFLDLITISFISHFGKRPMHFFGALGVLMFFIGFIFSAYLGIDKLFINPHNRLIASRPEFYIALTTMVIGTQFFIAGFLGEIILRTKNKEERYKISEKIGIENL, from the coding sequence ATGCAAATATCAATAGTAATCCCCCTTTTAAACGAGGAAGAATCATTGACTGAGCTTCATAATTGGATAGTTCAGGTGATGAAAGAACACAAATTCACTTATCAAATAATTTTTGTAGATGACGGAAGCACTGATGATTCTTGGAAGATAATCAAGGAGTTATCGCAAAAAGATAGTTGTGTTTCGGGAATACGATTTTTCAGAAATTATGGCAAATCACAGGCTCTGCACATTGGTTTTGCACAAGCGGAAGGAGATGTAATCATAACAATGGATGCTGATTTGCAAGATAGCCCTGATGAAATACCTGCTTTGTACCGAATGATAACAACAGAAGGATACGATTTGGTATCAGGTTGGAAGAAAAAGCGTTATGATTCAAAAATAGCTAAAAATTTGCCATCGAAGCTGTTCAATTGGGCGGCTCGCAAAACTTCGGGTTTGCGTCTTCACGACTTCAATTGCGGATTGAAAGCCTATAAAAAAGAAGTTGTTAAAAATATAGATGTTTCCGGTGAGATGCATCGTTATATTCCCGTTCTGGCTAAAAATGCTGGTTATAAGAAAATTACCGAAAAAATAGTTCAGCATCAAGCTCGGAAATATGGGCAAACCAAATTTGGAATGAACCGATTTATCAATGGCTTTCTGGATTTGATAACCATCAGTTTCATATCTCATTTCGGAAAGAGACCGATGCATTTTTTTGGTGCATTGGGGGTGCTGATGTTCTTCATTGGTTTTATTTTTTCTGCTTATTTAGGGATAGATAAGTTGTTTATTAATCCTCATAACCGATTGATAGCCAGTCGTCCTGAATTTTACATAGCTTTGACAACGATGGTTATTGGTACTCAATTTTTTATCGCAGGATTTTTGGGTGAAATTATTTTAAGAACCAAAAATAAAGAAGAAAGATACAAGATAAGTGAAAAAATTGGGATTGAAAATCTGTAA